TTGAGCTGGCTGGCGGACAACGCTTAAGGGCGCAGGCGTTTTTGATCTTTGCGTGGCAAGCCGTTGACCACGCGATCCCATGATTCCTGAATCAGGAACGCGAGCAGCGATTCATCGATGTCGTCGCCTGCGAATATAGAAATCCAGTGTTTTTTGTTCATGTGATACCCCGGCTCAATGCTGGGGTAGATCTGCTGGTTGAGCAGGGATTTTTGCGGCTCGGCTTTCATCGTCACCATCGGCCTGCCGTGCGCGATGGTGGTCATCATAAAAATCTTCCCGCACACTTTGAACACGTCATGTTCCGGACCAAACGGCCAGCAATGTTCGGTGAATGGCAGTTCGAGCGCGATACGGTGCGCGCTCGCTTGCAGGGTTTTACTGTCCATTAATGTCCTCAATCGCCAGCGCACGCCACATGGCTTCGAAGCCAAGGCGCTTAAACTCGGTGATGCGAGAAGCGTCCCGGCTGGCGAAGGTGATCGTGGTGTCCGCCATCGACAGGAAAATCGCATCGCCAAAAGGGGAGTATTCATCGGTCAAAAATACCGGTCGCACCGAACGATGGCATAGCTCATGCAGCTCCGGAAAAATTTCCGCGACTTGCTGGCGGGTTGCGTCGGTGAGTTTGTCGCTGACGGCAATCTGGCGCACGGCACAGTGACCATTTGGGTGACGGATCCCCCAGTCGATATAGCTGTTCCAGATGCATTGCGTGTGGTGCCTGGAATCGTTGATTGAGAGATCGATATTCGCCAGCATCGTGCCGCACAGATCGCTTTTCAGATGCAGGTAAAGCGCGTTGAGCAGATCGTCTTTGGTGGCGAAGTAGCGAAACAGCGTCCCTTCCGCGACACCCGCATTACGGGCGATTAACGCAGTGGAGGCAGCGATCCCCGACTGTGCAATGGCTTCGGTAGCCGCTTCCAGTAACGCCAGTTTTTTATCTTCACTCTTTGGACGAGCCACTACACTTTTCCTCTCACATTGTAAAAACCACGATTGAAACATGCCCTCTGTAACGCTGCAACGTCGAATGTCAAAGAAAAAAATGATCTTGACGGTTGAGCGTTGTTTTCTATAATGAGTGCTTACTCACTCATAATCAAGTTTAACCAGCGTCGTATCTACGGAATGGATCGATTTTGTCGGGTCAGGATATGAAGCGTCTCATTTTCAGCGTGGTTCTTGTTATGCTCGTTGCCTCTGCCGCAAGTTTACCTTTTGTTCTGAATGCCGGATTTGGCCAACTCCCGCAGGGCGAACAGCTTACTGAAGTCGAAAAATCACCGCATTATCGTGACGGGAAGTTTCAAAACCAGTTGCCGACTCCGGGTTTCACCGGAAAGAAAAATATGCTGGCAGCATGGTGGGATTTTCTGGTCACTAAATGCGAGAACGCGCGCCCGCAGCAGCCGTTACCGGCGGTGCATACCGATCTCGCCAGCCTGCCGCTTGAGCAGGATACGCTGGTGTGGATGGGGCATTCGTCCTGGTATGTACAACTGGCGGGCAAGCGTATTCTGATCGATCCGATTCTGAGTCATTACGCGGCGCCGTTTTCATTTCTCAATAAGGCGTTTGCCGGTAACGATCTCTGGACGGCGCAAAGCATGCCGGAGATCGATCTGCTGATTATTTCGCACGATCACTATGACCACCTGGATTACGCCACCATCAAGGCGCTGATGCCAAAAATCAAAAAAGTGGTGACGCCGCTCGGTGTGGGCTCGCACCTGCGCTACTGGGGAATGGATCCGGCAATCATTCATGAAGCCGACTGGCAGCAGAAAGTGGTAATGAGCGACGATTTGGCCGTGCACGTTTTACCCGCGCGCCACTTTTCCGGGCGCGGTCTGAAACGTAATCAGACATTGTGGGCCAGCTTTATGTTCACTACCGCTACGCAAAACGTTTATTACAGCGGCGATAGCGGCTATGGCCCGCATTTCAAAGCGATTGGCGAACAGTTTGGCGTGGTTGATCTGGCGATTATGGAAAATGGCCAGTACGACGAGGACTGGAAGTACATACATATGATGCCAGAAGAGAGCGCTCTGGCAGCGCAGGAACTTAATGCTCGCGCGGTTCTGCCGGGCCATGCGGGGCGTTTTGTGTTGGCAAAACACTCATGGGACGATCCGTACAAACGGCTGGCGGCAGCAAGCCGGGACAAAAGCTATCGCTTATTGACACCGAGGCTGGGCGAACCGGTGCTTGCGGCTGACACTGCGCAAGTTTTCCGCGCCTGGTGGGAATAAACCCGTTTATTAATCGAAGAGCAGAGGGGGATCGCAGTATGACTATTTCCGCTCAGGTTATCGACACCATCGTCGAGTGGATCGACGACAATCTCCATCAACCGTTACGTATTGATGATATTGCAGCGCATGCGGGCTATTCCAAATGGCATCTGCAACGGCTTTTCTTGCACTACAAAGGGGAGAGTCTGGGGCGCTATATTCGCACGCGAAAATTATCTCTTGCTGCGCGTGATTTACGTAATACCGATCAGAGGGTTTACGATATTTGCCTGAAGTACGGTTTTGATTCGCAGCAGACGTTTACGCGCATCTTTACCCGAACCTTTAATCTGCCGCCGGGTGCATACCGGCGGGAGAATCATCAGCATACCCATTGATGGAAAACAGACAAAAAAACGGCCTGCATAAGGCCGTTTTTTATTCTGCCAGCGTTTTCTCGATACCTAAACGGCTCAAGAGCCCGCTAATACCTTCGCGCGCCAGCAGCGTCGAAAGCTGCTTTTGTTCCTCAGCGGTCATGTTTTGCAGCACTTTGATAATCTCATGCAGCGCGCTATTTCCACTGGCGTAAACCGGCGCGGGTTCGGCAATAGAATAGGAAGAATTATGATGGCGCATAGAAGGCGTTTTCATAATGAAACTGCGCACCTCTTTCGTGAGGTGAATCAGCCTGGCGCGACCGCCTTTTACACCGGGTAACGGTTCTGTTTCCCAACCTTGCTGGCGGATCCAACGATTCACCGTTTGTCTGGCGACGCCGAGAAACTCCGCTAATTCTTCGGTGGTCATTTTGTTAGGTAATTTCATCATATTATTTTTGATCGCGGAGCCCCAGACGTTGCAACAAGCCGGTAATGCCGTCGCGTAATAAAAGTGAAGAGAGTTGTTTTTGCTCCGCGTCGGTCATCTCTTTTGCCAGCCGGATTAATAATGCCTCGAGTGAGGTATCGCTGGCGGTAAACGTGGCTTTGGGTTGGTCTTCAGTGCGCTGAGCACTGCGAATAAATGCGCGGACTTGTTCATTTATATGGACCAGACGGGCTTTACCTCCTTGTACGCCGGGTTTTGGTGAAGTCACCCAGCCTTCTTTGCGCACCCATTTATTGATGGTTTGTCGGCTATATCCTGTAAGGCTGGCCAACTCTTCTGGCGTCATTCGTTCCTTGAGCATGTAATTTCCCGAATTGTTGTAAGGGTAATTAATGGCTTATGTTATAGCACCATTTTACGGGAAAATGTGACATGTTTAACTACTGGCTGCGAGGGCGTTCGCAATGTCTTTCATTTGCATGCTTTTTCAGCGATTGAATAATGCCGCGCGATTTTGCCGTTGACACCTGGCAAGGGAATTCATATTATGCCGCCCGTCAACACGACACGCTTTACGCGATGGGGCTATAGCTCAGCTGGGAGAGCGCTTGCATGGCATGCAAGAGGTCAGCGGTTCGATCCCGCTTAGCTCCACCAAATTCCGCACCCAACGGGATTGGCGCATAAAGCACATTGTGGGGCTATAGCTCAGCTGGGAGAGCGCTTGCATGGCATGCAAGAGGTCAGCGGTTCGATCCCGCTTAGCTCCACCAAAATTCAAACCCTCGCGTTTACGCGGGGGTTTTTGTTTTTATCTTCCTCTTTTATTCAATTCTTTCTGCTATACCTAAATAAGCATACGTCCGGTAAGGCGACAGTTATGCTCGGTATTCGAGCTGCTGATAGCTTGATTCGCACTATGAATAAATCTATCATCTCGGCGACTCTTTTTTGACCAGTTGGGAGCATTTAATTAACGCTGATGAAATACAGTAAATACAGTGCGGTAAGAAAATTCTTTCTTGCGTTAATTTTATGCCTGGTGGTTATTCCGGTTTCACGATTTATTTCTCCACTCACCCTTGTTGATGACAGTGAAGTTTATCTTGCCTGGTTACCGTTGAGTGCAATGCTGGCAATACTTCTATTATTTGGCCGACATGGAATATTACCGATTATCATTGGGTTTGCTCTGATAAATGAGGCTTTTTTTCATCTTCCCCTCGCTGAAGCATTAATGCTTTTATTTTGCCAATTATTTTCGGTGTTGCTGATCTGCGGTATTGTTCGTTGGCAGCTGGGCTCTCGCTGGCGTCATGGTCTGCCAAATAAAGATATGGGCGTGCGTATCCTGTGGTTAGGGTTTATTGCGCCTGTCGGAATAAAAGCATCGATGTATATTGCTGGGGCCTGGTTTAACTATCCAGTTAATTTATCGAATTTTTTTGGGGCTGGTTCGGTTATTTATTCTATTATTGATGTCCAGAGCCTGATTTGCGCCGCACTCATTTTTACCATGGTTTTTTATTATCCTTTGCGGATGATTCTTAATCCTCGCTTTGCCCGCGCCTTATGGTTGAGAAGTTTTAAACCGTGTTTCTTCAGGGAAAATAGAGTCTTTACGCTTTGTTGGCTTATTTCGCTTGCTGCGCTTGTTGCTATTTTGTGCGCTCCATATAAAAGTGATTATATTGCGGGTTATTTGGTGCCGGTTATTTTTATTTTATTCACTTTTGGCATCAGTAGGTTAAGTTCTACGCTCATTTCATTAACTTGGGGCGTTTCGGCGTTCCTGTTGCTGGCGTACAACGATAATTTTCTTCATGGCGTGCGTTCCGATTACTCGCTGGCATTTGTGATGTCGGTCCTTATCAGCTTTACCATCTGCATACTTTATATGACGCGTGTTTTTAACCGCAGCGAATGGCTAAAAGGGCGTTGGGAAAAGCAGGCCATGAGCGATCCATTAACGGGCCTGCCCAACCTGCGCGCACTGGAGCTGCAGATGGCGCAGCAGCCAAATGGTATGGTGTGCTGTCTGCATATGAAAAACCTCGAATTCCTCAGCCGCCATTTCGGCATGATGATGCGTGTACATGTCAAACGCAGAGTAACGCGTGAGCTTCAGCCCTTGTTGCAGGAGGGGGAACGCTTTTTCCAGCTTCCAGGCAGTGAGCTTTTATTGTTACTTGATGGGCCAGAAATCCTGGCGCGTTTGCACCATATGTTGGATTACCTGAACAGCCGCCGCATTTTCTGGAACAGCGCCGCTCTGGATATTGAGTTTGGGGCCTCCTGGGGCGAGTTGCAGGGTTCGGGCGAAGAACTGCACCAGACGTTGGGCCAGCTAAGCTGGCTTTCAGAACAGGCAAGTGCGGAGCACCAGGTACTGGCGCTGACAAACAGCCTGCAAGTGGTTACCGATCAAACCACGGAGCGCGTGTTACAGCTGAACAAAGTGAAACGCGCGCTCAGTGAAAATGGCATTGTCCTCTATGGGCAGCCGATCGTGAATGACGAAGGGGACGGTTACCAGGAAGTCCTCACGCGGCTGGTTGTTGATGGCGAATTTATTACGCCAGATCTTTTTATTCCCGTTATTGCCCAGTTCAATCTTGGCGCACGGTTTGATATGCAGGTTATAGAATGTCTGCTCCAGTGGATGCAGGCGCACCCGCAGCCCGGCGATTTGGCGCGTTTTTCGGTGAATTTAATGCCACTCACCCTGATGCAAAAAGAGTTCGCCGCGCAGTTTCTGGCACTTTTTGCACGCTATGCGGTATTGCCGCAGCAGGTGATCATCGAGATAACGGAAGAGCAGGCTTTCTCCAATTCGGAAATCAGTATCCAGAATATTAAGCAGTTGCGAAAGGCGGGATTCAAAATCGCGATTGATGATTTTGGTACCGGCTATGCCAACTTTGAACGTTTGAAAGGACTTCAGGCCGATATCATCAAAATCGACGGCTGTTTTGTCCGGGATATTTTGCAGGACAAGCAGGATGCAATGATTGTCAAAGCGATATGCGAACTGGCGAAGGCGAAATCGCTGACTGTGGTTGCGGAGTATGTGGAGAATCAAGCGCAACGCGAATTGTTGCTGAATGCTGGCGTCGATTACTTGCAGGGATATTTGCTGGGGAAACCGCAGCCGCTGGCTAACGCTGAATAAAAAAAACCGGGGACTTCCC
This genomic interval from Kosakonia sacchari SP1 contains the following:
- a CDS encoding TetR/AcrR family transcriptional regulator yields the protein MARPKSEDKKLALLEAATEAIAQSGIAASTALIARNAGVAEGTLFRYFATKDDLLNALYLHLKSDLCGTMLANIDLSINDSRHHTQCIWNSYIDWGIRHPNGHCAVRQIAVSDKLTDATRQQVAEIFPELHELCHRSVRPVFLTDEYSPFGDAIFLSMADTTITFASRDASRITEFKRLGFEAMWRALAIEDINGQ
- a CDS encoding MBL fold metallo-hydrolase is translated as MSGQDMKRLIFSVVLVMLVASAASLPFVLNAGFGQLPQGEQLTEVEKSPHYRDGKFQNQLPTPGFTGKKNMLAAWWDFLVTKCENARPQQPLPAVHTDLASLPLEQDTLVWMGHSSWYVQLAGKRILIDPILSHYAAPFSFLNKAFAGNDLWTAQSMPEIDLLIISHDHYDHLDYATIKALMPKIKKVVTPLGVGSHLRYWGMDPAIIHEADWQQKVVMSDDLAVHVLPARHFSGRGLKRNQTLWASFMFTTATQNVYYSGDSGYGPHFKAIGEQFGVVDLAIMENGQYDEDWKYIHMMPEESALAAQELNARAVLPGHAGRFVLAKHSWDDPYKRLAAASRDKSYRLLTPRLGEPVLAADTAQVFRAWWE
- a CDS encoding YfeC-like transcriptional regulator, coding for MMKLPNKMTTEELAEFLGVARQTVNRWIRQQGWETEPLPGVKGGRARLIHLTKEVRSFIMKTPSMRHHNSSYSIAEPAPVYASGNSALHEIIKVLQNMTAEEQKQLSTLLAREGISGLLSRLGIEKTLAE
- a CDS encoding MmcQ/YjbR family DNA-binding protein, whose product is MDSKTLQASAHRIALELPFTEHCWPFGPEHDVFKVCGKIFMMTTIAHGRPMVTMKAEPQKSLLNQQIYPSIEPGYHMNKKHWISIFAGDDIDESLLAFLIQESWDRVVNGLPRKDQKRLRP
- a CDS encoding RamA family antibiotic efflux transcriptional regulator, which encodes MTISAQVIDTIVEWIDDNLHQPLRIDDIAAHAGYSKWHLQRLFLHYKGESLGRYIRTRKLSLAARDLRNTDQRVYDICLKYGFDSQQTFTRIFTRTFNLPPGAYRRENHQHTH
- a CDS encoding EAL domain-containing protein — its product is MKYSKYSAVRKFFLALILCLVVIPVSRFISPLTLVDDSEVYLAWLPLSAMLAILLLFGRHGILPIIIGFALINEAFFHLPLAEALMLLFCQLFSVLLICGIVRWQLGSRWRHGLPNKDMGVRILWLGFIAPVGIKASMYIAGAWFNYPVNLSNFFGAGSVIYSIIDVQSLICAALIFTMVFYYPLRMILNPRFARALWLRSFKPCFFRENRVFTLCWLISLAALVAILCAPYKSDYIAGYLVPVIFILFTFGISRLSSTLISLTWGVSAFLLLAYNDNFLHGVRSDYSLAFVMSVLISFTICILYMTRVFNRSEWLKGRWEKQAMSDPLTGLPNLRALELQMAQQPNGMVCCLHMKNLEFLSRHFGMMMRVHVKRRVTRELQPLLQEGERFFQLPGSELLLLLDGPEILARLHHMLDYLNSRRIFWNSAALDIEFGASWGELQGSGEELHQTLGQLSWLSEQASAEHQVLALTNSLQVVTDQTTERVLQLNKVKRALSENGIVLYGQPIVNDEGDGYQEVLTRLVVDGEFITPDLFIPVIAQFNLGARFDMQVIECLLQWMQAHPQPGDLARFSVNLMPLTLMQKEFAAQFLALFARYAVLPQQVIIEITEEQAFSNSEISIQNIKQLRKAGFKIAIDDFGTGYANFERLKGLQADIIKIDGCFVRDILQDKQDAMIVKAICELAKAKSLTVVAEYVENQAQRELLLNAGVDYLQGYLLGKPQPLANAE
- a CDS encoding YfeC-like transcriptional regulator, whose translation is MLKERMTPEELASLTGYSRQTINKWVRKEGWVTSPKPGVQGGKARLVHINEQVRAFIRSAQRTEDQPKATFTASDTSLEALLIRLAKEMTDAEQKQLSSLLLRDGITGLLQRLGLRDQK